A portion of the Pedobacter cryoconitis genome contains these proteins:
- the yajC gene encoding preprotein translocase subunit YajC gives MTLTVILDAAAGGSSMLSTLVPMVLIMVVFYFFMIRPQVKKAKDHKKLVADLKKGDKIVTTAGIHGRIVDMNELTFLIEVEGGTKIRFDKSAISLDATKASTELPKA, from the coding sequence ATGACATTAACAGTAATTTTAGATGCTGCTGCCGGCGGAAGCAGTATGTTAAGTACCTTGGTTCCAATGGTATTAATCATGGTAGTTTTCTATTTCTTCATGATCAGACCACAGGTTAAAAAAGCTAAAGACCACAAGAAATTAGTTGCAGACTTGAAAAAAGGTGATAAAATAGTTACTACTGCTGGTATCCATGGCAGAATCGTTGATATGAATGAACTTACTTTTCTAATCGAAGTTGAAGGCGGTACTAAAATCCGTTTTGATAAGTCAGCTATTTCTCTGGATGCAACTAAAGCATCTACTGAATTGCCTAAGGCTTAA
- a CDS encoding DUF1573 domain-containing protein, with product MKKIFLLAFAAATLAACQQTKPTAVATDSVVKTTETKTVASPDAPVISFKQGMYNFGKIVQGESVHYEFKFTNTGKSPLIITNATATCGCTIPEIPKEPIKPGADGVIKVVFNSAGKMGMQDKVVTITSNGNPSTTEVHLIGEVKERT from the coding sequence ATGAAGAAGATATTTTTACTTGCATTTGCAGCGGCTACGTTAGCCGCATGCCAACAAACAAAACCTACAGCGGTTGCGACTGACAGTGTAGTTAAAACTACTGAAACTAAAACTGTGGCTTCACCAGATGCACCTGTAATCAGTTTCAAACAGGGAATGTACAATTTCGGTAAAATTGTACAGGGTGAATCGGTACACTATGAATTCAAATTTACAAACACTGGAAAAAGCCCGTTGATTATTACCAATGCGACTGCAACTTGTGGATGTACTATTCCCGAAATCCCTAAAGAGCCGATTAAACCAGGAGCAGATGGCGTGATTAAAGTAGTTTTTAACAGCGCTGGCAAAATGGGAATGCAGGATAAAGTTGTCACGATCACTTCAAATGGTAATCCTTCTACAACAGAAGTACATCTGATTGGTGAGGTTAAAGAAAGAACATAA
- the nusB gene encoding transcription antitermination factor NusB: MTDKKDLLSAKKELMHSIDQVYEMYVRMLALLSEITEYTSVDAIERANKHFPTAEDLNPNKKLLRNKFIVLLQENPEFKSAVNKYQINWHADPEFIKTIYNKLKATPEYIAYLADTDDSLEGSKEIIKFIFRKIILKSQNIIQAFEDKFINWPVDKEVMQGMVAKTLKNFVSEDPFKNKLTPISVDWKEDSKFVEDLFTYTLKNNTEYQNLIAERTKNWESERIALMDTILMKMAICELMNFPSIPVKVTINEYLDLSKDYSTPKSNSFINGILDKILGDLKRTNSIKKIGRGLIEE; the protein is encoded by the coding sequence ATGACAGACAAAAAAGATCTACTTTCTGCAAAGAAAGAATTGATGCACAGTATTGACCAGGTTTATGAAATGTATGTCAGAATGCTGGCATTACTTTCTGAGATCACGGAATACACCTCAGTTGACGCTATTGAAAGAGCTAACAAGCATTTTCCAACAGCTGAAGATCTGAATCCTAACAAGAAATTACTGCGCAACAAGTTCATTGTTTTGCTGCAGGAAAATCCTGAATTTAAATCGGCTGTAAACAAATACCAGATTAACTGGCATGCAGACCCTGAATTCATCAAAACAATCTACAATAAGCTGAAAGCTACTCCTGAGTATATTGCTTATCTGGCAGATACTGATGATAGTCTGGAAGGGTCAAAAGAGATTATCAAATTTATCTTTAGAAAAATCATCCTTAAAAGCCAGAATATCATCCAGGCTTTTGAAGATAAATTTATCAACTGGCCGGTAGATAAGGAAGTGATGCAGGGGATGGTTGCAAAAACCCTGAAGAACTTTGTTTCGGAAGATCCGTTTAAAAACAAACTTACACCAATCAGTGTGGATTGGAAAGAAGACAGCAAGTTTGTGGAAGATCTTTTTACTTATACGCTGAAAAATAATACTGAATACCAGAATTTAATCGCTGAGCGTACTAAAAACTGGGAGTCGGAACGTATTGCATTAATGGATACAATCCTGATGAAAATGGCTATTTGTGAGTTGATGAATTTCCCTTCGATCCCGGTAAAAGTAACCATCAATGAGTATCTTGACTTGTCAAAAGATTACAGTACTCCGAAAAGTAATTCATTTATTAACGGTATCTTGGACAAAATTTTAGGCGATTTAAAGCGTACAAACAGTATCAAAAAAATTGGCCGCGGATTGATAGAAGAATAA
- a CDS encoding Glu/Leu/Phe/Val family dehydrogenase has protein sequence MSGNSSAVTSILDQLSALGHKKVVFCNDPDTGLKAIIAIHDTTLGPALGGTRMLSYATETEALEDVLRLSRSMTYKAAITGLNLGGGKAVIIGDSRKGKSEAMMRSFGRFIQNLNGEFITAEDVGTTTKDMEYIRMETKYVTGVPESIGGMGDPSPTTAKGVFLGIKACVKEVFGTDMLAGRSVVVQGIGNVGEQLVELLRNENVEVFISDINEERLHHIARKYKAKPVEANKVFGLDVDIYAPCALGATVNDVTIPRMKFAIIAGSANNQLADEHVHGKLLLEKNILFAPDYLINAGGLINCYSELTGFGRKRTMQLTENIYQATRNVIKLSKAENIPTILAANRIAEQRIIDIKKIKSSF, from the coding sequence ATGTCTGGTAATAGTTCTGCGGTAACCTCAATTTTAGATCAACTAAGTGCTTTAGGACACAAAAAAGTTGTTTTTTGTAATGATCCCGATACCGGTTTAAAAGCCATTATTGCTATTCATGATACGACACTGGGCCCTGCTTTAGGTGGTACAAGAATGTTAAGTTATGCTACGGAGACTGAAGCACTGGAAGATGTGCTGCGGTTATCAAGGAGTATGACTTATAAAGCTGCAATTACAGGTTTAAACCTGGGTGGCGGTAAGGCTGTAATCATTGGTGATTCCCGTAAAGGGAAATCTGAAGCGATGATGCGCAGTTTTGGCCGTTTTATTCAAAACCTGAATGGGGAGTTCATTACGGCTGAAGATGTAGGTACAACGACTAAAGACATGGAATATATCCGCATGGAAACCAAATATGTGACGGGAGTCCCTGAATCAATTGGTGGAATGGGTGATCCATCTCCTACAACTGCTAAAGGCGTTTTTCTGGGCATAAAAGCTTGTGTTAAGGAAGTTTTTGGAACTGATATGCTGGCAGGACGCTCTGTTGTTGTACAGGGGATTGGAAATGTAGGGGAGCAATTGGTGGAGTTATTGAGAAATGAAAACGTGGAAGTTTTTATCAGTGATATCAATGAGGAACGTTTACATCATATTGCAAGAAAATATAAAGCAAAACCTGTAGAGGCCAATAAAGTATTCGGTCTTGACGTTGATATCTATGCACCTTGTGCGTTAGGTGCTACAGTCAATGATGTAACTATTCCAAGAATGAAGTTTGCAATTATTGCTGGTTCAGCTAACAACCAGCTTGCAGATGAGCATGTGCATGGTAAGTTGCTTTTGGAAAAGAATATACTTTTTGCACCCGATTATCTGATTAATGCAGGCGGACTGATTAATTGTTATTCAGAATTAACAGGTTTTGGAAGAAAGCGCACGATGCAGCTGACAGAAAATATCTACCAGGCTACGCGCAATGTAATTAAACTGTCAAAGGCAGAAAATATCCCAACAATCCTGGCAGCAAACAGGATTGCAGAACAAAGAATAATAGACATCAAAAAAATAAAATCATCATTTTAA
- a CDS encoding ABC transporter ATP-binding protein: protein MKHLRFLNKHFYKYKWWIVPGVFFVIISNIFGVIPAQVIGHAFNLITENIQIYGLFTGFERQQIIYDIFSYSLLYFGSIVLILYLIRGLFLFFMRQTLILMSRHIEFDMKNEIYAHYQKLSLGFYRRNNTGDLMNRATEDVNRVRMYVGPAIMYAINTLVLFLLIITSMYSVNAKLATFCLLPLPVLVIIIYFVNTQINNKSEQIQEQLSSLSSFVQERFSGIRVIKSYVREDYTREIFANESSAYKNSSMGLVRVQALFYPTMLLLVGLSTILTVYIGGEQVIDGSITAGNIAEFIVYVNQLTFPVTMLGWVTTLIQRASASQKRINEFLELQSDIHTGDDPAREVSGNIKFEHVNFTYQDTGIKALQDVSFDIKAGQFVAIIGRTGSGKSTLANLMMRMYDTDSGQISIDGNPLKNVNLNSFRDQVGFVPQEVFLFSDNIKNNIAFGLDEVTDLEIENAARNAAVYHNIMDFELKFDTMLGERGITLSGGQKQRVSIARALIKEPKILIFDDCLSAVDTKTEEEILNNLGNVMKGKTSILIAHRISTIKKADKILVLEEGRIAEQGTHDELINLHGIYEEMYQNQLLEEENKSL from the coding sequence ATGAAGCACCTTCGTTTTTTAAATAAACATTTCTATAAATATAAATGGTGGATCGTACCCGGGGTGTTTTTCGTTATTATCTCTAATATTTTCGGTGTAATTCCAGCTCAGGTTATAGGCCATGCCTTTAACCTTATTACGGAGAACATCCAGATTTATGGCCTTTTCACCGGTTTCGAAAGACAGCAGATCATTTATGACATCTTCAGCTACAGTCTGCTATATTTCGGCTCGATCGTATTGATCCTCTATCTGATCAGAGGTTTATTCCTGTTCTTTATGCGCCAGACCCTGATCCTGATGTCCAGACATATTGAATTTGACATGAAAAATGAGATTTACGCGCACTACCAAAAGCTGAGTCTGGGCTTTTACCGCCGCAACAATACCGGTGATCTAATGAACAGGGCTACCGAAGATGTCAACAGAGTAAGAATGTATGTTGGCCCTGCAATTATGTATGCCATCAATACCCTTGTTTTATTTCTGCTGATTATTACTTCCATGTATTCAGTGAATGCTAAACTGGCTACCTTCTGTTTGCTACCTCTGCCGGTACTGGTCATCATTATCTACTTTGTCAACACCCAGATCAACAATAAAAGCGAGCAGATTCAGGAACAACTTTCCAGTTTATCAAGTTTTGTACAGGAAAGATTTTCAGGCATCAGGGTGATCAAATCTTATGTCAGAGAAGATTATACACGGGAGATTTTCGCTAACGAAAGCAGCGCCTATAAAAACAGCTCTATGGGCCTGGTACGCGTACAAGCACTCTTTTACCCGACTATGCTTCTTTTGGTTGGCCTGAGTACTATTCTTACCGTATATATAGGTGGAGAACAAGTAATCGACGGGTCTATTACTGCAGGGAACATTGCAGAATTCATCGTGTATGTGAATCAGCTTACATTCCCGGTCACCATGCTGGGCTGGGTAACCACACTAATTCAGCGCGCGTCAGCCTCACAGAAAAGGATCAATGAATTTCTTGAATTACAATCAGATATCCATACCGGAGACGACCCTGCCAGAGAAGTCAGCGGAAATATCAAATTCGAGCACGTTAACTTTACCTATCAGGATACAGGGATCAAAGCATTGCAAGATGTAAGTTTTGATATTAAAGCTGGACAATTCGTTGCGATCATCGGGCGTACCGGATCAGGAAAATCTACCCTGGCCAATCTGATGATGAGAATGTATGATACCGATTCAGGTCAGATTTCAATTGACGGGAATCCACTGAAGAATGTCAACCTGAATTCTTTCAGAGATCAAGTCGGTTTCGTTCCACAAGAAGTTTTTCTCTTTTCTGATAACATTAAGAATAATATTGCCTTTGGACTGGATGAGGTAACTGATCTGGAGATCGAAAATGCAGCACGAAATGCAGCCGTATATCATAATATAATGGATTTTGAGCTGAAGTTTGACACGATGCTGGGTGAGCGTGGAATCACACTTTCCGGCGGACAAAAACAACGTGTATCTATCGCAAGAGCATTGATCAAAGAGCCTAAAATATTAATTTTTGACGATTGTCTTTCCGCAGTAGATACCAAAACTGAGGAAGAAATCTTAAACAACCTGGGTAATGTCATGAAAGGAAAGACCAGCATATTAATTGCCCACAGGATATCTACTATCAAAAAAGCAGACAAGATTCTGGTACTTGAAGAAGGCCGTATCGCAGAACAAGGTACTCATGATGAACTAATTAACCTTCACGGCATTTACGAAGAGATGTATCAGAACCAGTTATTGGAAGAAGAAAATAAATCTCTTTAA
- a CDS encoding DUF3276 family protein, translating into MGEFDNKEREEVFSKKVRAGKRTYFFDVKATRSGDYYLTLTESKKRLEDGVFVKHKIFLYKEDFEKFAEGLNETVDYIKNHQEVVEKRYEYSENHEGAAKSQNDDFSF; encoded by the coding sequence ATGGGAGAATTTGACAACAAAGAGAGAGAAGAGGTTTTTTCTAAAAAAGTAAGGGCCGGTAAGAGAACTTATTTTTTCGACGTTAAAGCAACACGTTCAGGAGATTATTATTTAACCCTTACTGAAAGCAAGAAAAGACTGGAAGACGGTGTATTTGTAAAACATAAGATCTTTTTATACAAAGAAGATTTTGAGAAATTCGCTGAAGGATTAAATGAGACAGTTGATTATATCAAGAATCACCAGGAAGTTGTTGAAAAACGCTATGAATATTCAGAAAATCATGAAGGTGCTGCAAAAAGCCAGAATGATGATTTTTCTTTCTAG
- a CDS encoding OsmC family protein, giving the protein MKRNATAVWNGTIKEGKGHLTTDSTVLNQTQYSFSSRFEDGVGTNPEELMAAAHAGCFTMKLSLDLTEAGFNPTSLETKGTVSLDNGVITSSNLVLKANIPDITEEQFQKIAAGAKENCPVSKAYNVAISLEASLV; this is encoded by the coding sequence ATGAAACGTAATGCAACAGCCGTTTGGAATGGCACAATCAAAGAGGGTAAAGGTCATTTAACAACTGACAGTACTGTACTGAACCAAACTCAATATTCATTTAGCAGCCGTTTTGAAGATGGTGTAGGAACCAATCCGGAAGAGTTAATGGCAGCTGCGCATGCAGGATGTTTTACAATGAAGTTAAGTCTTGATCTGACTGAGGCTGGTTTCAATCCGACATCACTGGAAACTAAAGGAACAGTATCTTTAGATAATGGAGTGATTACAAGTTCTAACCTGGTACTGAAAGCCAATATTCCTGATATTACGGAAGAGCAGTTTCAGAAAATTGCTGCTGGTGCAAAAGAAAACTGTCCGGTGAGTAAGGCTTATAATGTGGCTATCTCTCTGGAAGCTAGTTTGGTTTAA
- a CDS encoding MFS transporter — translation MIKKVYTTYKDSFSGLSAETWLLSIVMLINRSSSMAVPFMSLYMTQYLHRPPSDAGLIITLFGVGSILGATAGGKLTDVIGFRAVQIISSIIGGLFFILYSTVTHFHALCMLTVVISFFSEAFRPANFAAIATYAKEGTQTRSYSLNRLATNMGWAVGSAVGGIVASFSYPMLFVLDGSVSALSGLSILLLLPATAKGARKAVAEKIKGMQVRKPWEDSLFIKFLLLTTMLTTCFFLMFRVVPLFYKEVWHINEMKIGLILGMNGLIIALFEMVMISRIENKRSPIHYIVKGVLFIAGAYFILLLPGITPVMVALLSVLLFTIGEMFALPFINTFVMSRTNEFNRGQYAAGYTLSWSVSQVIGPSAGFYLAEKYGYNWLWIMLIVLLVVCASGFKLLKHKMD, via the coding sequence ATGATTAAAAAAGTATATACCACTTATAAAGATTCTTTTTCTGGATTAAGCGCTGAAACCTGGTTATTAAGTATAGTGATGCTCATCAATAGGAGCAGCAGCATGGCTGTACCTTTTATGAGTTTATATATGACTCAATATTTGCACAGACCACCGTCTGATGCAGGATTGATTATCACCCTGTTTGGAGTAGGGTCTATTTTGGGTGCAACTGCAGGAGGAAAACTGACTGATGTGATTGGGTTCAGGGCTGTACAAATTATCTCTTCCATTATTGGAGGATTGTTTTTTATCCTGTATTCTACGGTTACGCATTTTCATGCTTTGTGTATGCTGACTGTTGTAATTAGTTTCTTCTCTGAGGCCTTTAGACCGGCAAACTTTGCTGCGATTGCAACTTATGCAAAAGAAGGCACTCAAACCCGTTCGTATTCGCTGAACAGACTGGCAACAAATATGGGTTGGGCAGTAGGCAGTGCTGTAGGAGGGATTGTTGCATCTTTTAGCTATCCTATGCTGTTTGTGCTGGATGGATCGGTGAGTGCACTTTCTGGTCTCTCGATTTTATTGCTTTTGCCGGCAACTGCCAAAGGAGCACGTAAAGCGGTAGCTGAGAAAATTAAGGGAATGCAAGTGCGAAAGCCCTGGGAAGATAGCTTATTTATCAAGTTTTTATTGCTGACCACCATGCTGACTACTTGTTTTTTCCTGATGTTCAGAGTAGTCCCTTTATTTTATAAAGAGGTTTGGCATATCAATGAAATGAAAATCGGTTTGATATTGGGGATGAATGGTTTGATCATTGCGCTTTTTGAGATGGTCATGATCAGCAGAATTGAAAATAAACGTTCTCCAATCCATTATATCGTCAAAGGTGTGTTGTTTATTGCTGGTGCTTATTTCATACTATTATTACCAGGAATTACGCCGGTTATGGTTGCTCTTTTATCTGTACTGCTGTTTACGATAGGGGAAATGTTCGCACTTCCTTTTATCAATACTTTTGTAATGAGCAGGACCAATGAGTTTAACCGCGGACAGTATGCTGCCGGATATACTTTAAGCTGGTCGGTTTCACAAGTGATCGGCCCTTCGGCAGGTTTTTATCTGGCGGAAAAATATGGGTACAACTGGTTGTGGATAATGCTGATCGTATTGTTAGTCGTTTGTGCGTCAGGTTTTAAATTACTGAAACATAAAATGGATTAA
- a CDS encoding S9 family peptidase — protein sequence MKPLIFIILWLFMLDTSAQNKERVLLSDLYQIKTASNVKFSPDGKWYTYSVQSIVANETKTGEYDYQRQWFLAASDFSAAPRAITSQKENSSYVCWSGDSRQLFFTRAVKGKSQVFSLSLNGGEAVQLTDFQYGAEKPVVSKDGKTLFFSASLNLEELEKDSVLNPQKASPSWNLEKPEVTVLEIYTNSAKGNADGSLKEIRAYLQQNEKEKKAKVFNRLDFQDEAITNPELNFTQLFTLSLVDPDAVPISLTSGFYSYELIAVSPDGKSVLVNADLNPSVHPDRSTESAIYRININGGKPELILSGAGQQFKATSISGDGNWISFTQTPGRGINIGKTFVYNLKSKQQLQIPLERNFNGVSWNRENTQLYFTASSNGGNVLYRYKLADHSVKRLSAFDTGITSFDINKTQLVYSQMNTSDPSEVFAADLLNKTPKQITSLNTRWLKGKKLSYPVKKTFTNDQGMEVEYWVMKPAGAEAGHQYPVMLEIHGGPSAMWGPGESSMWHEFQYYTGLGYGIVYANPRGSGGYSEAFLRANVKDWGAGPMRDVMKALDLTIEEGWADTTKQFITGGSYAGYLTTWIIAHTNRFKAACAQRGVYDLTTFFGEGNAWRLVPEYFGGYPWEKEAGKLLRAESPFTYVDQIHTPLIIFHGETDLRTGVVQSEMLYKALKVLGRPVEYVRHPGGTHELTRSGNNRQRADQMLRTMEFFERYKQ from the coding sequence ATGAAACCTCTCATTTTCATTATTTTATGGTTATTTATGCTGGATACTTCCGCACAAAACAAAGAAAGAGTTTTGCTAAGCGATTTGTATCAAATAAAGACAGCCTCTAATGTGAAATTTTCTCCTGATGGAAAGTGGTATACTTATAGTGTTCAGTCTATAGTTGCCAATGAAACTAAAACAGGGGAATATGATTATCAGCGGCAATGGTTTTTGGCTGCTTCAGATTTTAGTGCTGCCCCAAGAGCCATCACCAGCCAGAAAGAAAATAGTAGTTATGTTTGCTGGTCTGGAGATAGCCGCCAATTATTTTTTACAAGAGCGGTCAAAGGGAAGTCGCAGGTCTTCAGTCTCTCATTAAATGGTGGTGAAGCTGTGCAGTTGACAGATTTTCAATATGGTGCGGAAAAACCGGTGGTTAGCAAAGATGGAAAGACTTTATTTTTCTCTGCTTCACTAAACCTGGAAGAACTGGAAAAAGATTCAGTCCTGAATCCGCAAAAGGCCTCACCATCATGGAACCTGGAAAAGCCTGAAGTTACTGTTCTTGAGATTTATACAAATTCTGCTAAGGGAAATGCTGATGGTAGTTTAAAGGAGATCAGAGCTTATTTGCAACAGAATGAAAAGGAGAAAAAGGCAAAGGTTTTTAACAGGTTAGATTTTCAGGACGAAGCAATTACTAATCCTGAATTGAATTTTACCCAGCTATTTACTTTATCACTGGTTGATCCTGATGCAGTTCCTATATCCTTAACCAGTGGTTTTTACAGTTATGAATTGATAGCTGTGAGCCCGGACGGTAAATCAGTTCTGGTCAATGCCGATCTCAATCCTTCAGTACACCCCGATAGAAGTACCGAGTCTGCTATTTACCGGATAAATATAAATGGGGGAAAACCAGAATTAATTTTGAGTGGTGCTGGTCAGCAGTTTAAGGCAACCAGCATCTCTGGAGATGGCAATTGGATAAGTTTTACACAAACTCCTGGAAGAGGAATAAATATAGGGAAAACATTTGTTTACAACTTGAAATCAAAACAACAGCTTCAGATACCTTTAGAACGTAATTTTAATGGCGTTAGCTGGAACAGAGAAAATACGCAGCTTTATTTTACAGCCAGTTCCAATGGAGGAAATGTATTGTACCGTTATAAGTTAGCTGATCATTCAGTAAAACGTCTTTCTGCTTTTGATACCGGAATAACATCATTTGATATTAATAAAACACAATTGGTTTATTCGCAAATGAATACTTCAGACCCTTCGGAAGTTTTTGCTGCAGATTTGCTGAATAAAACACCAAAGCAGATTACCAGCCTCAATACAAGATGGCTTAAGGGAAAGAAACTGAGTTATCCGGTGAAAAAAACATTTACCAATGATCAGGGGATGGAAGTGGAGTACTGGGTTATGAAACCTGCAGGGGCAGAAGCCGGGCATCAATATCCTGTGATGCTGGAAATTCATGGCGGGCCATCAGCGATGTGGGGACCAGGTGAATCCAGTATGTGGCATGAATTCCAATATTACACGGGCTTGGGGTATGGCATAGTCTATGCTAATCCGCGCGGATCGGGTGGGTATAGTGAAGCTTTTTTAAGGGCTAATGTGAAGGATTGGGGGGCAGGGCCGATGCGGGATGTGATGAAAGCGCTTGATCTGACTATTGAAGAGGGCTGGGCTGACACGACTAAACAATTCATTACCGGTGGCTCTTATGCAGGTTACCTTACTACCTGGATCATCGCTCATACTAACCGGTTTAAAGCAGCTTGTGCACAGCGCGGCGTTTATGACCTGACTACCTTTTTTGGAGAAGGTAATGCCTGGAGGCTGGTGCCGGAATATTTTGGTGGTTATCCCTGGGAAAAGGAAGCCGGAAAATTACTCAGAGCTGAATCCCCCTTTACTTATGTAGATCAGATCCATACGCCACTGATTATCTTTCATGGGGAGACGGATTTACGAACTGGGGTTGTTCAATCTGAAATGCTCTATAAAGCGCTCAAAGTCTTAGGCAGACCAGTAGAATATGTAAGACATCCGGGCGGCACCCATGAGCTCACCAGATCAGGAAATAACAGGCAGCGTGCTGACCAGATGTTAAGGACAATGGAATTTTTTGAACGATACAAACAATAA
- a CDS encoding TlpA family protein disulfide reductase, translating into MKPYLLGFLMAFLSLTASAQMPATDIPNFQFYKADGKTFTKAQIIPAHKSLFVFFDATCVHCQKTMIELSKKYQDLKKLNIYLVSLDQHITMNDFMGKYGKNLVGKKNVLLLEDRDHVFIPLFQPTKYPSLFLYSPKNALTFKTSGDTELPKLFAAIAK; encoded by the coding sequence ATGAAACCATATCTTTTAGGCTTTTTGATGGCCTTCCTTTCTCTTACTGCTTCAGCACAAATGCCTGCTACGGATATTCCAAATTTTCAGTTTTATAAAGCTGATGGAAAAACCTTCACGAAAGCACAAATTATTCCAGCACACAAATCACTTTTTGTTTTTTTTGATGCGACTTGCGTTCACTGCCAGAAGACCATGATTGAATTGTCTAAGAAATACCAGGACTTAAAAAAATTGAATATCTATCTTGTTTCTCTTGACCAGCATATTACCATGAATGATTTCATGGGCAAATACGGAAAGAACCTGGTTGGAAAAAAGAATGTATTGTTGCTGGAAGATCGCGATCATGTATTTATCCCTTTATTCCAGCCTACAAAGTACCCATCCTTATTTTTATATTCCCCTAAAAATGCACTGACCTTCAAAACAAGTGGTGACACGGAATTACCCAAGCTTTTTGCTGCAATCGCAAAATAA
- a CDS encoding (deoxy)nucleoside triphosphate pyrophosphohydrolase, giving the protein MIDVSCALIISQNGQVLVAQRSLSMHLPLNWEFPGGKVEPGETAEDGLIREIREELGVEIQILKKMLPSVYDQGKQVIRLLPFQCKLISGEIKLTEHAAFQWLFPAELKKLDWAEADIPVVQNFIDEMML; this is encoded by the coding sequence ATGATAGATGTATCCTGTGCCCTGATTATTAGCCAGAACGGACAAGTTTTAGTCGCTCAAAGAAGTTTGAGTATGCATTTGCCGCTTAATTGGGAATTTCCCGGGGGAAAGGTTGAACCGGGCGAAACTGCTGAAGATGGCCTGATCCGGGAAATCCGGGAGGAGCTTGGTGTGGAAATCCAGATCTTGAAAAAGATGTTGCCTTCAGTTTATGACCAGGGGAAACAGGTGATACGCCTGCTACCTTTTCAATGTAAACTGATTAGCGGGGAGATCAAACTTACCGAGCATGCAGCTTTTCAATGGCTGTTTCCTGCAGAATTAAAGAAATTAGACTGGGCAGAAGCAGATATTCCAGTCGTGCAAAACTTTATAGATGAAATGATGTTATAA
- a CDS encoding SDR family oxidoreductase, protein MNMSLSNKTAVICGSTQGIGLAAATILAGLGANCILIARNEESLINALKELPLIEGQQHSYAVADFSDPASVNTAIQNIVAKDLVKILINNSGGPKPGPITEAITNDFEQAFSQHLVCNHLLVQAVLPGMKATGYGRIINIISTSVKTPLPNLGVSNTIRAAVAGWAKTLSNEVAQYNITVNNVLPGLTNTTRYTKLLDSLSEKGNRNEVEKQLTNSIPMNRIGQPEEIGNVIAFLASPAASYVTGVSIPVDGGRTPAI, encoded by the coding sequence ATGAACATGTCCCTTTCAAATAAAACTGCAGTAATTTGTGGAAGTACACAAGGTATTGGACTGGCTGCAGCAACCATACTTGCCGGTTTGGGTGCAAACTGCATTTTGATTGCAAGAAATGAAGAATCATTAATCAATGCTTTAAAGGAGTTACCATTAATTGAAGGACAACAACATTCTTATGCCGTCGCAGATTTTTCCGACCCGGCATCAGTTAATACTGCAATTCAGAACATCGTAGCAAAAGACCTGGTAAAAATTTTGATCAATAACAGCGGAGGTCCAAAACCAGGCCCGATTACCGAAGCAATAACCAATGATTTTGAACAGGCATTCAGCCAGCATCTGGTTTGTAATCACTTACTGGTTCAGGCAGTTTTACCCGGTATGAAAGCTACAGGATATGGAAGGATCATTAACATCATCTCTACTTCGGTAAAAACACCACTTCCAAATCTTGGTGTGTCTAATACAATCAGGGCTGCCGTGGCGGGATGGGCAAAAACCTTATCAAATGAGGTGGCACAGTATAACATTACAGTGAACAATGTCCTTCCGGGTCTGACAAATACCACCCGCTACACAAAACTGCTGGATAGTCTCTCCGAAAAAGGAAATAGAAACGAAGTAGAAAAACAGCTGACCAATTCCATTCCTATGAATAGAATTGGTCAGCCGGAAGAAATTGGAAATGTAATTGCTTTCCTGGCTTCACCGGCTGCTTCATACGTTACAGGAGTTAGTATTCCAGTAGACGGCGGAAGAACTCCAGCTATTTAG